The following is a genomic window from Verrucomicrobiota bacterium.
TGTCCTTTTCGGCGGGTGTCAATGCCATCCCGGCGCTCATTTTCTGGATCAGAATCGCCGGCAGAGCCACGTAACCAATCCGGCAGAAACCGGCCGCGATGTCCAACTCCCACGCGTTTTCGATCTTCATCGCCGTGGTGCAAATTTTCATGTACTCCTTGTACTTCTGCCCGAATTCAAAAGATTGCGGTTCGGCGATGGAAAGGATCTTCGTCAGGACCTTGATCGTGGCTTCGATGGTTTTCTCGAAGACTTCGGCTTCGCTGGCGCGCGCTTTGGCGCGTTCCTGTTCGACTTTGTGTTTGTGCAGAGCCATCTCCAAGGCGGTCTGAAGCTCCCACTCTTCGAACGGCTTGAGGATGTACGCGAACGGCTCCGTGATTTTTGCGCGCTTGAGTGTGCTTTCGTCGGCGTGCGCCGTCAGAAAGATGACCGGCAAGCCGAAGCGTTTGCGGATTTCCTCGGCCGCATCGATGCCGTCCATCTGGCCCTGCAACACAATGTCCATGAGGACCAGGTCCGGGCTGAACACAGGTATTTTTTGGATAGCCTCTTCGGCCGTGGCGACCGTGGTGGGGACATCATAGCCAAGACTGGTCAACCGGTCCTGAATATCGGCAACGATTATTCCTTCGTCTTCAACGACAAAAACTTGTGGGTTAGACATGAGATGACTTTCCTTCTTTATCTTTCGGCTCTCTGAAGGTTACTGTGAATTCAGTCCCACCGTTCCGGTGA
Proteins encoded in this region:
- a CDS encoding response regulator, with the protein product MSNPQVFVVEDEGIIVADIQDRLTSLGYDVPTTVATAEEAIQKIPVFSPDLVLMDIVLQGQMDGIDAAEEIRKRFGLPVIFLTAHADESTLKRAKITEPFAYILKPFEEWELQTALEMALHKHKVEQERAKARASEAEVFEKTIEATIKVLTKILSIAEPQSFEFGQKYKEYMKICTTAMKIENAWELDIAAGFCRIGYVALPAILIQKMSAGMALTPAEKDTLQRLPEHGRNLLTSFPRFENVARIVYYQNKKFDGTGFPLDSTAGVNIPLGSRILRVLIDLVQFESEGMSKAKALEDMRKTSGNYDPKVLEEVCAAFSSAPRKGRAVHLKDLCAGQVLVEPIETVDGTLILNAGNRISPWMLKKLSNFTEVSPIREPIYVEG